Proteins encoded within one genomic window of Desulfoplanes formicivorans:
- a CDS encoding virulence RhuM family protein, protein MAGALTLQEQTTEFLLYTAPNGDIRVEVLLSHETIWLTQKRMAELFGVGVPAISKHLKNIFESGELQEELVVSILENTTEHGAIAGKTQTQKVKYYNLDAVISVGYRVNSVQATQFRIWATQLIKEYIIKGFAMDDERLKNGRYFGKDYFRELLERVRSIRASERRIYQQITDIFAECSIDYDPKSETTRQFYAHIQDKFHYAITGHTAAEIIAQKADASKPLMGMSTYKNAPDGRVLKSDVTVAKNYLSEAEIKKLERTVSAFFDYIEGIIERRNTFTMEGFAKSVNKFLEFNEYRILEGYGRISRKQAEQIAHAEYEKFNKHQSIESDFDREVKKLLQNKGPEA, encoded by the coding sequence CGGGTGGAGGTGCTGCTCAGTCATGAAACCATCTGGCTGACTCAGAAACGCATGGCCGAGCTGTTTGGTGTGGGTGTACCCGCTATCTCCAAGCACCTGAAAAATATCTTTGAAAGCGGCGAGTTGCAGGAGGAACTGGTTGTTTCCATTTTGGAAAATACCACTGAACACGGTGCTATTGCCGGAAAGACCCAGACCCAGAAGGTGAAGTATTACAATCTCGATGCCGTGATCTCAGTGGGCTACCGGGTCAATTCGGTCCAGGCCACCCAGTTCCGCATCTGGGCTACCCAGCTGATCAAGGAATACATCATCAAGGGCTTTGCCATGGATGATGAGCGGCTGAAAAATGGCCGCTATTTTGGCAAGGATTACTTCCGCGAGCTGCTGGAGCGAGTACGCTCCATCCGCGCCAGTGAGCGGCGCATCTACCAGCAGATTACCGATATATTTGCCGAGTGCAGCATCGACTACGACCCCAAATCGGAAACCACACGCCAATTCTACGCCCATATTCAGGACAAGTTCCACTACGCCATTACCGGGCATACCGCAGCCGAAATCATTGCCCAAAAGGCCGATGCCAGCAAGCCGCTGATGGGCATGAGCACCTATAAAAATGCCCCCGATGGTCGAGTGCTCAAGTCGGATGTCACGGTTGCCAAAAACTACCTCAGCGAAGCGGAAATCAAAAAGCTGGAACGGACGGTCTCTGCCTTTTTTGACTATATCGAGGGCATTATTGAACGCAGAAACACCTTTACCATGGAAGGTTTCGCAAAAAGTGTGAATAAGTTTCTCGAGTTTAACGAGTACCGGATTCTGGAGGGGTATGGCCGTATCAGCCGAAAGCAGGCCGAACAGATAGCCCATGCTGAATATGAAAAATTCAATAAACACCAGTCCATTGAGTCTGACTTTGACCGGGAAGTGAAAAAGCTACTGCAAAACAAGGGTCCCGAGGCATGA